A section of the Streptomyces sp. V3I8 genome encodes:
- the arsB gene encoding ACR3 family arsenite efflux transporter — translation MTSTEPATAGTAGGGEAGAVAKLSTLDRFLAVWILLAMSLGLALGRLVPGLDDALAKVEIGGISLPIAVGLLVMMYPVLAKVRYDKLDAVTGDRRLMVSSLLMNWIVGPAVMFALAWIFLADLPEYRTGLIIVGLARCIAMVVIWNDLACGDREAAAVLVALNSVFQVLAFGLLGWFYLDLLPGLLGLGDGEHLDISMGKIALNVLVFLGVPLLAGFLTRRIGEKKLGQERYESGFLSRIGPWALYGLLFTIVVLFALQGRTITSRPLDVARIALPLLVYFAAMWFGTFALGKAVGLAYDRTATLAFTAAGNNFELAIAVAVATFGVTSGQALSGVVGPLIEVPVLVALVHVSLAWRRRFHTA, via the coding sequence ATGACGTCCACGGAACCCGCGACGGCCGGCACAGCGGGCGGCGGGGAGGCGGGAGCCGTCGCGAAGCTCTCCACCCTGGACCGCTTCCTCGCCGTGTGGATCCTGCTCGCCATGTCCCTCGGCCTGGCTCTGGGCCGTCTCGTTCCCGGCCTGGACGACGCGCTCGCGAAGGTCGAGATCGGCGGGATCTCCCTGCCGATCGCCGTCGGCCTGCTGGTCATGATGTATCCGGTGCTGGCCAAGGTCCGCTACGACAAGCTCGACGCCGTCACCGGCGACCGCAGGCTGATGGTGTCGTCACTGCTCATGAACTGGATCGTCGGCCCGGCCGTGATGTTCGCGCTGGCGTGGATCTTCCTGGCCGATCTGCCGGAGTACCGCACCGGGCTGATCATCGTCGGGCTGGCCCGCTGCATCGCGATGGTCGTCATCTGGAACGACCTGGCCTGCGGCGACCGTGAAGCGGCCGCCGTACTGGTGGCCCTCAACTCCGTCTTCCAGGTCCTGGCGTTCGGCCTGCTCGGCTGGTTCTACCTCGACCTGCTGCCCGGCCTGCTCGGCCTGGGCGACGGTGAGCACCTCGACATCTCCATGGGGAAGATCGCCCTGAACGTCCTCGTCTTCCTCGGCGTCCCCCTGCTGGCCGGGTTCCTCACCCGCCGGATCGGCGAGAAGAAGCTGGGGCAGGAGCGGTACGAGTCCGGCTTCCTTTCCAGGATCGGTCCTTGGGCCCTGTACGGCCTGCTCTTCACGATCGTCGTCCTCTTCGCCCTGCAGGGCAGGACGATCACCTCACGACCGCTGGACGTCGCCCGGATCGCACTTCCGCTGCTCGTGTACTTCGCGGCGATGTGGTTCGGGACCTTCGCGCTCGGCAAGGCCGTCGGCCTGGCCTACGACCGCACCGCCACGCTCGCCTTCACCGCGGCCGGCAACAACTTCGAACTGGCCATCGCCGTCGCCGTCGCCACCTTCGGCGTCACCAGCGGCCAGGCCCTGTCCGGCGTGGTCGGCCCGCTCATCGAGGTGCCGGTGCTGGTGGCGCTGGTCCACGTCTCGCTCGCCTGGCGCCGGCGGTTCCACACCGCCTGA
- a CDS encoding prenyltransferase/squalene oxidase repeat-containing protein: MSVRRSAVVLAATAVIGTAFAPTALADESPSPSPSASSSASPSPSPALPSGLYGSTDPTYDGVWRQSLALLAQHTVGVRPAAKAVDWLTGQQCADGGFAAYRADPAAKCDTRTQADTNSTAAALQALEALDADDAVSGAAVKWLKSAQNEDGGWGYLPGGATDTNSTSVVIGALEAAGTDTQDLRSKDDRTPYDALRGLSVPCDEDGAGAFAFQPDKKGGLAANADATAAGVLGALGEGLAADAEDDGGSAGKSAGAAKCAGGDSPTAGQAAANGAGYLAGAVARTGYLKSALAGAEDQPDHGNTADAVVALAAAGRTADAGRSLAWLKKESGDWAARSGPAAYAQLIFAAHATGADPRDFGGADLVKQLGATGPAAEATGTSAADKGDKDNEDGKEDEDGDGGVSVWWIVGVGLVGGIGIGFLLSGRTKKQQP, encoded by the coding sequence ATGTCTGTCCGCCGCAGCGCCGTGGTCCTGGCCGCCACCGCCGTGATCGGCACGGCGTTCGCGCCGACCGCCCTCGCCGACGAGTCACCCTCCCCGTCCCCGTCCGCTTCGTCCTCCGCCTCGCCCTCCCCGTCCCCGGCGCTCCCCTCAGGCCTGTACGGCAGCACCGACCCGACGTACGACGGTGTCTGGCGGCAGTCGCTCGCGCTGCTCGCCCAGCACACCGTGGGCGTGCGGCCCGCCGCGAAGGCCGTCGACTGGCTCACCGGGCAGCAGTGCGCGGACGGCGGCTTCGCGGCCTACCGCGCGGACCCGGCCGCGAAGTGCGACACCAGGACGCAGGCCGACACGAACAGCACCGCCGCCGCCCTGCAGGCCCTGGAGGCGCTCGACGCCGACGACGCCGTGAGCGGCGCGGCCGTGAAGTGGCTGAAGTCCGCGCAGAACGAGGACGGCGGCTGGGGCTACCTCCCCGGCGGGGCCACCGACACCAACTCGACATCCGTCGTGATCGGCGCCCTGGAGGCCGCCGGCACCGACACGCAGGACCTGCGCTCGAAGGACGACCGGACGCCGTACGACGCCCTGCGCGGCCTGTCCGTCCCCTGCGACGAGGACGGCGCGGGCGCGTTCGCCTTCCAGCCCGACAAGAAGGGCGGGCTCGCGGCGAACGCCGACGCCACCGCGGCGGGCGTCCTGGGCGCGCTCGGCGAAGGCCTGGCGGCGGACGCCGAGGACGACGGGGGATCCGCCGGGAAGTCCGCCGGGGCCGCGAAGTGCGCGGGCGGCGACTCCCCGACCGCCGGGCAGGCGGCGGCCAACGGCGCCGGGTATCTCGCGGGCGCGGTGGCGAGGACCGGCTACCTGAAGTCCGCCCTCGCGGGCGCCGAGGACCAGCCCGATCACGGCAACACCGCCGACGCGGTCGTCGCGCTGGCGGCGGCGGGCCGGACGGCCGACGCCGGCAGGTCCCTGGCCTGGCTGAAGAAGGAGTCGGGCGACTGGGCGGCGCGGAGCGGCCCGGCCGCGTACGCGCAGCTGATCTTCGCGGCGCACGCCACCGGAGCGGACCCGCGCGACTTCGGCGGCGCCGACCTGGTGAAGCAGCTCGGCGCGACCGGCCCGGCCGCCGAGGCCACCGGCACATCGGCCGCCGACAAGGGCGACAAGGACAACGAGGACGGCAAGGAGGACGAGGACGGCGACGGCGGGGTCAGCGTCTGGTGGATCGTCGGCGTCGGCCTGGTCGGCGGCATCGGCATCGGCTTCCTCCTGAGCGGCCGCACCAAGAAGCAGCAGCCGTGA
- a CDS encoding helix-turn-helix transcriptional regulator: MSNSSVVELPVLNQPDGAVVPCCPPLTERPLSAGEAERTAKMFKALGDPVRLRLFSLVASHEGGEACVCDISDVGVSQPTVSHHLKKLKEAGLLASERRGTWVYYRVEPGVLAAMGQLLTAGTR, from the coding sequence ATGTCGAATTCGAGTGTGGTGGAGCTGCCGGTCCTGAACCAGCCGGACGGGGCGGTCGTGCCGTGCTGCCCGCCGCTGACCGAGCGCCCCTTGAGCGCCGGGGAGGCGGAGCGGACCGCGAAGATGTTCAAGGCGCTCGGGGATCCGGTGCGGCTGAGGCTGTTCTCGCTGGTCGCCTCGCACGAGGGCGGCGAGGCGTGCGTGTGCGACATCTCCGACGTCGGTGTCTCGCAGCCGACCGTCTCCCACCACTTGAAGAAGCTCAAGGAGGCCGGTCTGCTGGCCTCCGAGCGGCGCGGGACGTGGGTGTACTACCGCGTCGAGCCGGGCGTTCTGGCCGCGATGGGGCAGCTGCTCACCGCGGGGACCCGCTGA
- a CDS encoding AAA family ATPase, whose product MPENRAGDGRPGNLPPETRSFVGRPRELERLDGLLDPSGRHGRLVTLAGAGGVGKTRLALRAARRAAHRYRDGVWFVELSPLRARGLVGFAVVEALRLADSSTSPVTEVLAEWLADKEALIVLDSCEHVLPDCADLVRALLPAAPGLRFLATTREHLGLPSELRVTVAPLPVRDGTGPARPPAEAGDALDLFAQRAAEARPGFVLDEASTGTAAAVCRRLDGIPLAIELAAARLCELSLAELDERLGERLPSPLDLLAAGPGEGPVRHRTLRTAIGWSHELCAPLERLLWARLSVFSGGFDLSAAEDVCSGGPLPAVRIAVLLERLVEQSIVLRHRPSGSGSGSGGGDGDGAKSEGKSGNGNGSGDGGGGGVRFRLLDSVREFGGDWLRALGEERTLRLRHLDHYRSLARTGCTEWNTGRQVLWCERTVAEHANLRTAMDCALSERDGATALRTAADLGFLWRHCGYLRDAQHCLDQVLTADPAPGPDLVRALWARGAVALLQGDLDSAGSWASVYTAASVERGDPVEVAAAAYLTGGHLLLRGRLAEALAVFRAAEPLPVRDDWLGSAQLQVRLGLSFVHLLLGDLVRARAVADEVRAESARHGESWAGAFADCFVAQADLAEGDFPAALRNARTSVVGHLSLNSTLGVALTLDVLASAVAATGDGHRAARLLAVGQRIWERLGRAQMDSPDLTAARRARERLVRGKIGDEAYTRAYAQGLAMSYERGVAYAVEDGTGT is encoded by the coding sequence GTGCCGGAAAACAGGGCGGGCGACGGGCGGCCGGGAAACCTGCCGCCCGAGACACGGAGTTTCGTCGGCCGGCCACGGGAACTGGAACGGCTCGACGGACTCCTGGACCCCTCCGGGAGGCACGGGCGGCTGGTGACGCTCGCCGGGGCCGGTGGCGTCGGCAAGACCCGGCTCGCCCTGCGGGCCGCCCGCCGCGCCGCCCACCGGTACCGGGACGGCGTCTGGTTCGTGGAGCTCTCGCCGCTGCGGGCCCGGGGCCTGGTGGGTTTCGCCGTGGTCGAGGCGCTGCGGCTGGCCGACAGTTCGACGTCCCCGGTGACCGAGGTGCTCGCCGAGTGGCTGGCGGACAAGGAGGCGCTGATCGTCCTCGACTCCTGCGAACACGTGCTCCCCGACTGTGCGGACCTCGTCCGCGCCCTGCTCCCCGCCGCCCCCGGGCTGCGGTTCCTGGCCACCACCCGGGAACACCTCGGCCTGCCGTCCGAGCTGCGTGTGACGGTCGCCCCGCTGCCGGTACGCGACGGCACCGGCCCGGCCCGGCCACCGGCAGAGGCCGGTGACGCCCTCGACCTGTTCGCCCAGCGGGCCGCCGAGGCGCGCCCCGGCTTCGTCCTGGACGAGGCCTCCACCGGCACGGCCGCCGCCGTCTGCCGTCGGCTGGACGGGATCCCGCTGGCCATCGAGCTGGCCGCGGCCCGCCTCTGCGAACTCTCCCTCGCCGAACTCGACGAACGGCTCGGCGAGCGGCTGCCGTCCCCGCTGGACCTGCTCGCGGCGGGACCCGGCGAGGGGCCCGTGCGGCACCGCACGCTGCGGACGGCCATCGGCTGGAGCCACGAGCTGTGCGCGCCTCTGGAGAGGCTGCTGTGGGCAAGGCTCTCCGTGTTCAGCGGCGGCTTCGACCTGTCCGCGGCCGAGGACGTCTGCTCCGGCGGCCCCCTGCCCGCCGTACGGATCGCGGTACTGCTCGAACGGCTCGTCGAGCAGTCGATCGTGCTCCGCCACCGCCCGAGCGGCAGCGGCAGCGGCAGCGGCGGCGGGGACGGAGACGGAGCCAAAAGCGAAGGCAAAAGCGGAAACGGAAACGGGAGCGGAGACGGGGGCGGGGGCGGCGTCCGTTTCCGGCTGCTGGACAGCGTGCGGGAGTTCGGCGGCGACTGGCTGCGCGCGCTCGGCGAGGAGCGGACCCTGCGGCTGCGGCACCTCGACCACTACCGGAGCCTGGCCCGTACCGGCTGCACGGAGTGGAACACCGGCCGCCAGGTGCTGTGGTGCGAGCGCACGGTCGCCGAACACGCCAACCTCCGTACCGCGATGGACTGCGCGCTGTCCGAGCGCGACGGCGCGACCGCCCTGCGCACGGCGGCCGACCTGGGTTTCCTGTGGCGCCACTGCGGCTACCTGCGGGACGCCCAGCACTGCCTGGACCAGGTGCTCACCGCCGATCCGGCGCCCGGCCCGGATCTCGTGCGGGCCCTGTGGGCCAGGGGCGCGGTCGCCCTGCTCCAGGGCGACCTGGACAGCGCCGGGAGCTGGGCGTCGGTGTACACGGCGGCGTCGGTGGAGCGGGGGGACCCCGTCGAGGTGGCCGCCGCGGCCTACCTCACCGGCGGGCACCTGCTCCTGCGCGGCCGGCTCGCCGAAGCGCTGGCGGTGTTCCGGGCGGCCGAACCGCTCCCGGTCCGCGACGACTGGCTGGGGTCCGCGCAGCTCCAGGTACGGCTGGGGCTCTCCTTCGTGCACCTGCTGCTCGGCGACCTCGTCCGCGCCCGGGCGGTCGCCGACGAGGTGCGCGCGGAGAGCGCGCGGCACGGCGAGTCCTGGGCGGGCGCCTTCGCGGACTGCTTCGTCGCCCAGGCGGACCTGGCCGAGGGCGACTTCCCGGCGGCGCTGCGCAACGCCCGTACGTCCGTCGTCGGGCATCTGTCGCTGAACAGCACGCTCGGAGTCGCCCTCACCCTCGACGTGCTGGCCTCCGCGGTGGCCGCGACCGGCGACGGGCACCGCGCGGCGCGCCTGCTCGCCGTCGGCCAGCGCATCTGGGAGCGCCTGGGCAGAGCCCAGATGGACTCACCGGACCTGACGGCCGCCCGCCGCGCCCGTGAACGACTGGTCCGCGGGAAGATCGGCGACGAGGCCTACACGAGGGCGTACGCGCAGGGCCTGGCCATGTCGTACGAACGGGGCGTCGCCTACGCGGTGGAGGACGGCACCGGCACCTGA
- a CDS encoding NAD(P)-binding domain-containing protein, which produces MSESTPAALPTVIIGAGPIGLAAAAHLVVRGLEPLVLESGPSAGSAVRDWSHVRLFSTWAEVVDPAAEKLLAPTGWTHPDPGTYPSGGDWADAYLQPLAETLGEKVRTGARVTGVSRSGRDRIVDADRETQPFVVHVTYRDGHEERIFARAVIDASGTWATPSPAGGSGLPALGERAASDRITYRVPDLDDPAVRARYAGRRTAVIGSGASAFTALAHLADLAKTADGAGTKGLWILRRGIGGSTFGGGEADRLPARGALGLAAKAAVDDGHADAVTGFRTGAVERTADGRLVLVAEDGLRLDPVDEVIVLTGFRPDLTFLGELRLGLDERLQAPVELAPLIDPNQHSCGTVRPHGHRELSHPEQGVHLVGMKSYGRAPTFLAMTGYEQVRSVVAALAGDEESADRVELTLPETGVCGGAGLFDTADTTQEATGGCCAPAPALIRLGAPGTVRAPASGGC; this is translated from the coding sequence ATGAGCGAGAGCACGCCCGCCGCCCTGCCGACCGTGATCATCGGCGCCGGCCCCATCGGCCTGGCCGCCGCCGCCCACCTCGTCGTGCGCGGCCTCGAACCGCTCGTCCTGGAATCCGGGCCCTCCGCGGGCAGCGCGGTGCGCGACTGGTCGCACGTGCGCCTCTTCTCCACCTGGGCCGAAGTGGTCGACCCGGCCGCCGAGAAACTGCTCGCCCCCACCGGCTGGACCCATCCCGACCCGGGCACCTACCCCTCGGGGGGCGACTGGGCGGACGCCTACCTGCAACCGCTCGCCGAGACCCTCGGCGAGAAGGTCCGCACCGGCGCGAGGGTCACCGGCGTCTCCCGGTCCGGCCGCGACCGCATCGTCGACGCCGACCGCGAGACCCAGCCCTTCGTCGTCCACGTCACGTACCGCGACGGCCACGAGGAGCGGATCTTCGCCCGCGCCGTCATCGACGCCTCCGGCACCTGGGCCACCCCGTCCCCGGCGGGCGGCAGCGGCCTGCCCGCCCTCGGCGAGCGCGCCGCCTCCGACCGCATCACCTACCGCGTCCCCGACCTCGACGACCCTGCCGTACGCGCCCGTTACGCGGGCAGGCGCACCGCCGTCATCGGCTCCGGCGCCTCCGCCTTCACCGCCCTGGCCCATCTGGCCGACCTCGCCAAGACCGCGGACGGCGCGGGCACCAAAGGACTGTGGATCCTGCGGCGCGGCATCGGCGGCTCCACGTTCGGCGGTGGCGAGGCCGACCGGTTGCCCGCCCGCGGCGCCCTCGGACTCGCGGCGAAGGCCGCCGTCGACGACGGGCACGCGGACGCTGTCACCGGCTTCCGCACCGGCGCCGTCGAGCGGACGGCCGATGGACGCCTGGTCCTGGTCGCCGAGGACGGTCTGCGCCTCGACCCGGTCGACGAGGTCATCGTGCTCACCGGCTTCCGCCCCGACCTGACCTTCCTCGGCGAACTCCGTCTGGGCCTCGACGAGCGCCTGCAGGCACCCGTCGAACTGGCACCGCTGATCGACCCCAACCAGCACTCCTGCGGCACCGTCCGCCCCCACGGCCACCGCGAACTGTCCCATCCCGAACAAGGTGTCCACCTGGTCGGCATGAAGTCCTACGGCCGCGCCCCCACCTTCCTCGCCATGACCGGTTACGAGCAGGTCCGCTCGGTCGTCGCCGCCCTCGCAGGGGACGAGGAGTCCGCCGACCGCGTCGAACTCACCCTCCCCGAAACCGGCGTGTGCGGCGGTGCCGGCCTCTTCGACACCGCGGACACCACCCAGGAGGCGACGGGCGGCTGCTGCGCCCCGGCCCCCGCCCTGATCCGGCTCGGCGCTCCCGGCACCGTCCGGGCTCCCGCTTCCGGCGGCTGCTGA
- a CDS encoding PP2C family protein-serine/threonine phosphatase, protein MRPDDRRRLRGHGRGYGYGLPRPSGPPRDLRDLRSPSGPPAPPGPPEPSEPSGLSGLSEARFLAPSAVGVLVAGPALLLDRVPAAVTLSQLLLGCALTAHTVRQRDRLTARLAEVREVVRITQEAVVRPLSRSFAGTHVSTRYHCAVHESTLGGDLYDVAVTPFGLRVLVGDVRGHGLEAVRLTAETVAGFRELAHTVPDLTAVATGLDERLAPDLDPEDFVTALLAEFAPGEVRLVNCGHPAPLRAGQRIELLEPGVATLPLGLGPDPRQYRVRLQPGDRLLLYTDGLTEARAPDGTLFPFLTEAAHALRDPLPDEALDTLYSRLLAHTGTAPVDDLALVLCQPTPAPVPAPHTARRAL, encoded by the coding sequence ATGCGACCCGACGACCGACGACGGCTCCGCGGCCACGGCCGCGGCTACGGCTACGGCCTGCCACGCCCGTCCGGTCCGCCCCGCGACCTCCGCGACCTCCGCAGCCCCTCCGGACCACCTGCACCCCCGGGGCCGCCCGAACCCTCCGAACCCTCCGGGCTCTCCGGGCTCTCCGAAGCCCGGTTCCTCGCGCCCTCGGCGGTCGGCGTCCTCGTCGCCGGGCCCGCACTGCTGCTGGACCGGGTCCCGGCCGCCGTCACGCTGTCGCAGCTGCTGCTCGGCTGCGCGCTCACCGCGCACACCGTGCGGCAGCGGGACCGGCTCACCGCGCGGCTCGCCGAGGTGCGCGAGGTCGTACGGATCACCCAGGAAGCCGTCGTACGGCCGCTGTCCCGCAGCTTCGCCGGCACGCACGTCTCCACGCGCTACCACTGCGCCGTGCACGAGTCGACGCTCGGCGGGGACCTGTACGACGTCGCGGTCACCCCGTTCGGCCTGCGGGTCCTCGTCGGTGACGTGCGCGGACACGGTCTCGAAGCCGTCCGGCTGACCGCCGAGACGGTGGCGGGCTTCCGCGAACTCGCCCACACGGTCCCGGACCTGACCGCCGTCGCCACCGGCCTGGACGAACGCCTCGCGCCGGACCTGGACCCGGAGGACTTCGTCACCGCGCTCCTCGCCGAGTTCGCGCCGGGCGAGGTCCGGCTGGTCAACTGCGGCCATCCCGCGCCCCTGCGCGCCGGCCAGCGCATCGAACTGCTCGAACCGGGCGTCGCCACCCTGCCGTTGGGCCTCGGCCCCGACCCGCGCCAGTACCGCGTACGCCTCCAGCCGGGCGACCGCCTCCTCCTCTACACCGACGGCCTCACCGAGGCCCGCGCCCCCGACGGCACGCTCTTCCCCTTCCTCACCGAGGCCGCCCACGCCCTGCGCGACCCCCTCCCCGACGAGGCCCTCGACACCCTCTACTCGCGCCTCCTCGCCCACACGGGCACCGCCCCCGTCGACGACCTGGCCCTCGTCCTCTGCCAGCCCACACCGGCCCCGGTCCCGGCACCGCACACGGCCCGCCGCGCCCTCTAG
- a CDS encoding helix-turn-helix transcriptional regulator, which translates to MMTSVDTDLMRVLADPLRLRIVTLLAHETLCTTHLVAETGAKQTNLSNHMKVLREAGVVDTEPCGRFIYYKLKPEVIEALANSFAELATIAGQTVETGRKRAC; encoded by the coding sequence ATGATGACGTCAGTCGACACTGATCTGATGCGGGTGCTGGCCGATCCGCTCAGGCTCCGGATCGTGACCCTGCTCGCCCACGAGACGCTGTGCACCACACACCTGGTCGCGGAGACGGGCGCCAAGCAGACCAACCTGTCCAACCACATGAAGGTGTTGCGTGAGGCGGGCGTGGTGGACACCGAGCCGTGCGGCCGGTTCATCTACTACAAGCTGAAGCCCGAGGTCATCGAAGCCCTGGCGAACTCGTTCGCCGAGCTGGCCACCATCGCCGGACAGACCGTGGAGACCGGCCGGAAGCGGGCCTGCTGA
- a CDS encoding helix-turn-helix transcriptional regulator: MLRIHFTTSDLALTHVATGPDPCWETILGLQQLVCARPGRAFRDWRLRAREVVARKKLGNQVRYLRALVPQKGYVPDFLTPAEAADGMRTAISAVRNTPPGRVRRELQMLSSQQHRGVPRPVRQLADADRDNRQLADLVQAFRCVYDTVIAPDWTQVEAYVEADRALRARALRDGGVSRLLTSLGTAVRWEPPVLYVRYPVERDLHLSGRGLRLVPSRFCSRVPVALADPQLRPVLVYPVGPTANEPVPRSASALDGLLGRTRAEVLRALRDGATTGELASRLRVSASAASQHVHVLSRAGLVHSQRTGASILHTLTPLGTALLTGSVPVLTPDQRISDVP, encoded by the coding sequence GTGTTACGTATTCACTTCACCACCAGCGACCTGGCACTGACTCATGTGGCGACGGGCCCCGATCCCTGCTGGGAAACGATCCTCGGCCTGCAGCAGTTGGTGTGTGCGAGGCCGGGACGCGCCTTTCGGGACTGGCGCCTCAGAGCACGGGAAGTCGTCGCACGGAAGAAGCTGGGAAACCAGGTCCGCTATCTGAGAGCGCTTGTTCCCCAGAAAGGCTATGTTCCGGATTTCCTGACCCCGGCTGAGGCAGCCGACGGAATGCGGACAGCGATCTCCGCGGTACGAAACACTCCGCCCGGCCGGGTTCGGAGAGAGTTGCAGATGCTGTCGTCCCAGCAGCACCGTGGAGTGCCACGCCCGGTACGGCAGTTGGCCGACGCGGACCGCGACAACCGCCAGCTGGCCGACCTGGTGCAGGCGTTTCGATGCGTGTACGACACGGTCATCGCTCCTGACTGGACGCAGGTGGAAGCGTACGTGGAAGCCGACCGGGCCCTACGCGCGCGTGCCCTCCGGGACGGTGGTGTCTCCCGCCTTCTCACCTCGCTGGGCACCGCGGTGCGATGGGAACCTCCCGTGCTGTACGTGAGGTATCCCGTCGAACGCGATCTGCACCTTTCAGGCCGCGGACTTCGTCTCGTACCGTCCCGTTTCTGTTCCCGTGTTCCCGTCGCCCTGGCGGACCCGCAGCTGCGCCCGGTCCTTGTCTACCCCGTCGGTCCCACCGCGAATGAACCGGTTCCCCGGTCGGCGAGTGCCCTGGACGGGCTGCTGGGGCGCACCCGGGCCGAAGTCCTCCGAGCGCTGCGCGACGGGGCCACCACCGGTGAACTCGCCTCGCGGCTGCGGGTCTCCGCCTCCGCGGCGAGTCAGCACGTCCACGTGCTGTCCCGGGCGGGGCTGGTCCACAGCCAGCGCACCGGGGCGTCGATCCTGCACACGCTGACGCCGCTCGGCACCGCTCTTCTGACAGGCAGTGTCCCTGTTCTCACGCCTGACCAGCGGATTTCAGATGTGCCTTAA
- a CDS encoding arsenate reductase ArsC, translated as MPVPVPVPMPASPPAPLASVLFVCVHNAGRSQMAAAFLDHLAGARVEARSAGSIPGDQVNPAAVEAMKEVGIDISAAIPKVLTTEAVQASDYVITMGCGDACPVFPGRKYLDWTLEDPAGKGVEAVRPIRDEIRTRIEALVAEIDAQR; from the coding sequence ATGCCCGTGCCCGTGCCCGTGCCCATGCCCGCGTCCCCGCCCGCGCCGCTCGCCTCCGTGCTCTTCGTCTGCGTTCACAACGCGGGCCGCTCGCAGATGGCCGCCGCTTTCCTCGATCACCTCGCGGGCGCGCGCGTCGAGGCGCGTTCGGCCGGCTCGATCCCCGGTGACCAGGTCAATCCGGCCGCCGTCGAGGCCATGAAGGAAGTCGGCATCGACATCTCCGCCGCCATCCCCAAGGTCCTCACCACCGAGGCGGTGCAGGCGTCCGACTACGTCATCACGATGGGCTGCGGCGACGCCTGCCCCGTCTTCCCCGGCAGGAAGTATCTCGACTGGACGCTGGAAGACCCCGCAGGCAAGGGGGTTGAAGCCGTCCGTCCGATCCGCGACGAGATCAGGACCCGCATCGAGGCCCTCGTCGCCGAGATCGACGCGCAGCGGTAG
- a CDS encoding SCO2322 family protein yields MTRGRPALLVLALVPALLLAVLGAAGQARAAGYRYWSFWDRESAAGTWVYATQGPSTARPSDGDVQGFRFSVSEDSKDSAKPRGKAGFAAVCAGTPAREGTKRVALVLDFGTAADAPAGSTPPDPSPRTVCARVDEDATTADALASVAEPLRYDTNALLCAIAGYPRTGCGEPVSDDRPEATAPPRAVSGSGGDGGPSVGLVAGIAAVAVLAAATVWRARRRRG; encoded by the coding sequence GTGACCCGCGGCCGCCCGGCCCTGCTGGTCCTGGCCCTGGTCCCGGCCCTCCTGCTCGCCGTGCTCGGTGCGGCGGGGCAGGCCCGGGCGGCCGGCTACCGCTACTGGTCCTTCTGGGACCGCGAATCCGCCGCCGGCACGTGGGTGTACGCGACGCAGGGCCCGTCGACCGCGCGGCCCTCCGACGGCGACGTCCAGGGGTTCCGCTTCTCGGTGAGCGAGGACTCGAAGGACTCGGCGAAGCCGCGCGGGAAGGCCGGCTTCGCGGCCGTCTGCGCGGGGACGCCCGCACGCGAGGGGACGAAACGGGTCGCCCTCGTCCTGGACTTCGGTACGGCCGCGGACGCGCCGGCCGGTTCGACACCGCCGGACCCGAGCCCGCGCACGGTGTGCGCCCGCGTCGACGAGGACGCGACGACCGCGGACGCCCTCGCCTCCGTCGCCGAGCCGCTGCGGTACGACACGAACGCCCTGCTGTGCGCCATCGCCGGCTACCCCCGCACCGGGTGCGGCGAGCCGGTGTCGGACGACCGTCCGGAGGCCACCGCCCCGCCCCGCGCGGTGAGCGGGTCCGGGGGCGATGGCGGGCCCTCGGTGGGCCTGGTGGCCGGGATCGCCGCCGTGGCCGTACTGGCCGCGGCCACGGTCTGGCGGGCCCGCCGACGCCGCGGCTGA
- a CDS encoding ArsI/CadI family heavy metal resistance metalloenzyme has translation MSRVQLALRVPDLDASVAFYRKLFDTEPAKLRDGYANFAIAEPPLKLVLIQGEAEHETRMDHLGVEVTSSEDVHAATARLAGRGLDTAVERDTVCCFALQDKVWVHGPGREPWEVYVVKADADTLAEQPRSTCCTGPDESAAAGTGCC, from the coding sequence ATGTCCCGTGTGCAACTGGCTCTGCGCGTGCCCGACCTCGACGCCTCGGTCGCCTTCTACCGCAAGCTGTTCGACACCGAGCCGGCCAAACTCCGCGACGGCTACGCCAACTTCGCCATCGCCGAACCCCCGCTCAAGCTCGTCCTCATCCAGGGCGAGGCCGAGCACGAGACGCGCATGGACCACCTCGGTGTGGAAGTCACCTCCTCCGAAGACGTCCACGCGGCCACCGCCCGCCTCGCCGGCCGAGGGCTCGACACAGCGGTGGAGCGCGACACCGTCTGCTGCTTCGCCCTCCAGGACAAGGTGTGGGTCCACGGCCCCGGCCGGGAACCCTGGGAGGTGTACGTCGTCAAGGCCGACGCCGACACGCTCGCCGAGCAGCCCCGGAGCACGTGCTGTACCGGCCCGGACGAATCCGCGGCCGCCGGTACCGGCTGCTGCTGA